A genomic region of Friedmanniella luteola contains the following coding sequences:
- a CDS encoding VOC family protein: MTDAPAPSTDGTPTSVRPVPEGYTSLTPFLCVADGNAAIDFYSRAFGATLVSRMDLPGGGVAHAELDFGQGRLQLSDAMPDFGLVAPSGEDRVSQSTCLYLADVDAVTARAVELGATLREAPATFVTGDRFASVLDPFGHRWAIMTRVEDVPPEEQERRLAEWAETGLG; the protein is encoded by the coding sequence ATGACGGACGCACCTGCACCCTCCACCGACGGCACCCCGACCTCGGTCCGCCCGGTCCCCGAGGGCTACACCAGCCTGACGCCCTTCCTCTGCGTGGCCGACGGGAACGCCGCCATCGACTTCTACTCCCGGGCCTTCGGGGCGACCCTGGTCAGCCGGATGGACCTGCCGGGCGGCGGGGTCGCGCACGCGGAGCTCGACTTCGGCCAGGGCCGGCTCCAGCTGAGCGACGCCATGCCGGACTTCGGCCTGGTCGCCCCCAGCGGTGAGGACCGGGTCAGCCAGTCGACCTGCCTCTACCTCGCCGACGTCGACGCGGTCACCGCCCGCGCGGTCGAGCTGGGTGCGACGCTGCGCGAGGCGCCCGCGACCTTCGTCACGGGTGACCGTTTCGCCTCGGTGCTGGACCCGTTCGGCCACCGCTGGGCGATCATGACGCGGGTCGAGGACGTGCCGCCGGAGGAGCAGGAGCGCCGGCTGGCGGAGTGGGCGGAGACCGGGCTGGGCTGA
- the hisF gene encoding imidazole glycerol phosphate synthase subunit HisF — MSVAVRVIPCLDVHEGRVVKGVNFVDLRDAGDPVELGSVYGHEGADELTFLDVSASVEGRRTTLDVVRRTAETVLIPLTVGGGVGSVGDVDGLLRAGADKVSINTAAMRRPEVITEITQRFGNQVLVLSVDARRSAATPSGFEVTTHGGRQSAGVDAVEWAARAAELGVGEILLNSIDADGTTDGFDLEMIRAVRAVVDVPLIASGGAGRAEDFPPAVAAGADAVLAATVFHFGTVRISEVKQAIRDAGYPVRLGAA; from the coding sequence ATGTCGGTCGCCGTCCGGGTCATCCCCTGCCTCGACGTCCACGAGGGCCGGGTGGTCAAGGGCGTCAACTTCGTCGACCTGCGCGACGCGGGCGACCCCGTCGAGCTCGGCTCCGTCTACGGCCACGAGGGCGCCGACGAGCTGACCTTCCTCGACGTCTCCGCCTCCGTCGAGGGCCGCCGGACGACGCTCGACGTGGTCCGCCGCACCGCCGAGACCGTGCTGATCCCGCTGACCGTGGGCGGCGGCGTCGGCTCGGTCGGCGACGTCGACGGCCTGCTCCGCGCCGGGGCCGACAAGGTCAGCATCAACACCGCGGCCATGCGCCGGCCCGAGGTGATCACCGAGATCACCCAGCGGTTCGGCAACCAGGTGCTCGTCCTCTCCGTCGACGCCCGTCGCTCCGCCGCCACCCCGTCGGGGTTCGAGGTCACCACGCACGGCGGCCGGCAGTCGGCCGGTGTCGACGCGGTGGAGTGGGCCGCCCGGGCCGCCGAGCTCGGGGTGGGGGAGATCCTGCTCAACTCGATCGACGCGGACGGGACGACCGACGGCTTCGACCTGGAGATGATCCGGGCCGTCCGGGCCGTCGTGGACGTGCCGCTGATCGCCTCCGGCGGGGCGGGCCGGGCCGAGGACTTCCCGCCGGCGGTCGCCGCCGGGGCGGACGCCGTGCTCGCGGCGACCGTGTTCCACTTTGGTACCGTGCGGATCTCGGAGGTCAAGCAGGCGATCCGCGACGCCGGCTACCCCGTGCGCCTCGGCGCCGCGTGA
- a CDS encoding glycosyltransferase 87 family protein, which produces MTRARRLGRLLVEVLPPFVAALLLLPWVISYGRAWPWQPSTIDLQVYVYAVRDMLAGLNIFETTTPFWNLYFIYPPIAAVLMVPLAFGPYAFWQVVWTLALVGAQQTVLRRCGVQRGWALGLLGVAVVLAVEPIRTTLGYGQVNTLLMALVVADLLPDRPGPDGVLPRRRIPQGTLIGLAAAIKLTPMLFVVFAFLAGRRRVAVTGVVSFLAFTGLGAVLLFSETVEFFFGLSGGDTRTASPLYTGNQSLLGVFFRLWDTSRTTTLLGLAVAGIVALLGTLVAAHWWRRGEQVFAVALVGLCTCLASPLSWTHHYVWILPMAVAVLRSRIPRWARLLAGAWVLWVCACLPLAALPYGGGRERTFDALQQLVANLGPVLGVLLVAGLAWQLVVSARTERSAAVTARR; this is translated from the coding sequence GTGACCCGGGCCCGTCGCCTGGGGCGGCTGCTGGTCGAGGTCCTGCCCCCGTTCGTCGCCGCACTGCTGCTCCTGCCCTGGGTCATCTCCTACGGCAGGGCGTGGCCCTGGCAGCCATCCACGATCGACCTGCAGGTCTACGTCTACGCCGTCAGGGACATGCTGGCGGGGCTGAACATCTTCGAGACCACCACGCCGTTCTGGAACCTGTACTTCATCTACCCGCCGATCGCGGCGGTGCTGATGGTGCCGCTGGCCTTCGGCCCCTACGCCTTCTGGCAGGTCGTCTGGACGCTGGCCCTCGTCGGGGCGCAGCAGACGGTGCTGCGCCGCTGCGGCGTGCAGCGGGGCTGGGCGCTGGGCCTGCTGGGGGTGGCCGTGGTGCTGGCCGTCGAGCCGATCCGGACCACGCTCGGCTACGGACAGGTCAACACGCTGCTGATGGCCCTCGTCGTCGCGGACCTGCTGCCGGACCGGCCGGGCCCGGACGGGGTGCTGCCGCGGCGGCGCATCCCGCAGGGCACGCTGATCGGGCTGGCTGCGGCGATCAAGCTGACGCCGATGCTGTTCGTGGTCTTCGCGTTCCTGGCCGGCCGCCGCCGCGTCGCCGTCACCGGGGTCGTCAGCTTCCTCGCGTTCACCGGCCTCGGTGCCGTGCTGCTGTTCTCGGAGACGGTCGAGTTCTTCTTCGGGCTCTCCGGCGGGGACACCCGGACCGCCTCACCGCTCTACACCGGCAACCAGTCGCTGCTGGGCGTGTTCTTCCGCCTCTGGGACACCTCCCGGACGACGACCCTGCTGGGTCTCGCCGTCGCCGGGATCGTCGCCCTGCTAGGCACCCTGGTGGCGGCGCACTGGTGGCGCCGCGGCGAGCAGGTGTTCGCCGTCGCCCTGGTGGGGCTGTGCACCTGCCTCGCGTCGCCGCTGTCCTGGACCCACCACTACGTGTGGATCCTGCCGATGGCCGTGGCCGTGCTGCGGTCGCGGATCCCGCGCTGGGCCCGGCTGCTGGCCGGGGCCTGGGTGCTGTGGGTCTGCGCGTGCCTGCCCCTGGCCGCGCTGCCCTACGGGGGTGGCCGGGAGCGGACGTTCGACGCGCTGCAGCAGCTGGTCGCCAACCTCGGGCCCGTGCTGGGCGTGCTGCTCGTCGCCGGCCTGGCCTGGCAGCTGGTGGTGTCCGCCCGGACGGAGCGCTCCGCGGCCGTCACCGCTCGTCGCTGA
- a CDS encoding 2-hydroxyacid dehydrogenase translates to MSQEILRVAWLPYADLDEAEARTGGLPDGVRVDCFLDDGSWPDSVADVEFLVVPYLKGPEVLRRAEEMRSLRVVQTLTAGVENYVPEVPDGVQLCNAAGVHDASTAEMALALALASGRHLDVYARQQTTGTWKSRFGSALADKHVLIIGYGHIGEAIDARLSGFEVGSVTRLARRARDGEPAVRAIDDLHAVLPQAEVVFVIAPHTPQTEGLLGAAELALLPDDALLVNVARGKLVDTDALVAETGSGRIRAALDVTEPEPLPQDHPLWRTPGVLIAPHVGGASSAFWPRSDRLIAAQLRRFAAGEPLENVITAGGSA, encoded by the coding sequence GTGTCGCAGGAGATCCTCCGCGTGGCGTGGTTGCCCTACGCCGACCTCGACGAGGCCGAGGCCCGCACCGGCGGCCTCCCCGACGGCGTCCGCGTGGACTGCTTTCTCGACGACGGCTCCTGGCCCGACTCGGTCGCCGACGTCGAGTTCCTCGTGGTGCCCTACCTCAAGGGCCCGGAGGTGCTCCGCCGCGCCGAGGAGATGAGAAGCCTGCGGGTCGTCCAGACCCTCACCGCCGGCGTGGAGAACTACGTCCCGGAGGTGCCCGACGGGGTCCAGCTGTGCAACGCGGCCGGGGTGCACGACGCCAGCACCGCGGAGATGGCGCTCGCGCTCGCGCTGGCCAGCGGGCGGCACCTCGACGTCTACGCCCGGCAGCAGACCACCGGGACCTGGAAGTCCCGCTTCGGCTCGGCGCTGGCGGACAAGCACGTGCTGATCATCGGCTACGGCCACATCGGGGAGGCGATCGACGCCCGTTTGAGCGGCTTCGAGGTCGGCTCGGTCACCCGGCTGGCCCGCCGCGCCCGCGACGGCGAGCCCGCCGTCCGCGCGATCGACGACCTGCACGCGGTGCTGCCGCAGGCGGAGGTGGTCTTCGTGATCGCCCCGCACACGCCGCAGACGGAGGGCCTGCTCGGGGCCGCCGAGCTCGCCCTGCTGCCCGACGACGCCCTGCTGGTCAACGTCGCCCGCGGCAAGCTCGTCGACACCGACGCGCTGGTCGCCGAGACGGGCAGCGGCCGGATCCGGGCGGCGCTCGACGTCACCGAGCCGGAGCCGCTGCCGCAGGACCACCCGCTGTGGCGGACGCCGGGCGTCCTCATCGCGCCGCACGTCGGCGGGGCCAGCTCGGCGTTCTGGCCGCGCTCGGACCGGCTGATCGCGGCCCAGCTGCGCCGCTTCGCGGCCGGTGAGCCGCTGGAGAACGTCATCACCGCGGGCGGCTCGGCGTGA
- a CDS encoding TldD/PmbA family protein: MPELDDSFLALPLDRLRDAALSRAAELGCSHADVRVERLRSGYRSLRDRALETSADTQTLGLSVRVVHEGVWGFAGDIALTVDSAARLAERAVATARVSKPLTPQLVELADEPVHADARWVSAYEVNPFDVDEAERQARLLALVEPLLAADGVTHANADLAWVQENKYFANLAGTTTTQQRVRVQAQLTAVHVGAEGFATMRTLAPPAGRGWEYLTGTGWDFDAEVAELPSLLAEHVAAPSVEAGRYDLVVDPSNLFLTIHESIGHATELDRALGYEAAYAGTSFATFDQLGRLQYGSPVMHVTGDRTAEHGLATIGFDDEGVAQQEFDIVRDGTLVGYQLNRQMAAEKQLGRSNGCAFADAPGHIPMQRMPNVSLQPAAEGPSTEDLVGRVERGLYVVGDKSWSIDMQRYNFQFTGQRFYRIEDGRLAGQVRDVAYQATTTDFWRSMEAVGGPGTYVLGGAFNCGKGQPGQVAPVSHGCPSALFRGVNILNTAAEGSQG, from the coding sequence GTGCCCGAACTCGACGACAGCTTCCTCGCCCTGCCGCTGGACCGGCTCCGCGACGCGGCCCTGTCGCGGGCGGCCGAGCTGGGCTGCAGCCACGCCGACGTCCGCGTCGAGCGCCTGCGCAGCGGCTACCGGAGCCTGCGCGACCGGGCGCTGGAGACGTCGGCCGACACCCAGACGCTGGGCCTCTCGGTCCGCGTCGTGCACGAGGGCGTGTGGGGGTTCGCCGGCGACATCGCCCTGACGGTCGACAGCGCCGCCCGGCTGGCCGAGCGCGCCGTGGCCACCGCCAGGGTGTCGAAGCCGCTCACCCCGCAGCTGGTCGAGCTGGCCGACGAGCCGGTGCACGCCGACGCCCGCTGGGTGTCGGCGTACGAGGTCAACCCCTTCGACGTGGACGAGGCCGAGCGGCAGGCCCGGCTGCTGGCCCTGGTGGAGCCGCTGCTGGCCGCCGACGGCGTCACCCACGCGAACGCGGACCTGGCCTGGGTGCAGGAGAACAAGTACTTCGCCAACCTGGCGGGCACCACGACGACGCAGCAGCGCGTCCGGGTGCAGGCGCAGCTCACCGCGGTGCACGTCGGCGCCGAGGGGTTCGCGACCATGCGGACGCTCGCCCCCCCGGCGGGCCGCGGCTGGGAGTACCTCACCGGCACCGGCTGGGACTTCGACGCCGAGGTGGCCGAGCTGCCGTCGCTGCTCGCGGAGCACGTCGCCGCCCCGTCGGTCGAGGCGGGCCGCTACGACCTGGTGGTCGACCCGTCCAACCTGTTCCTCACTATCCACGAGTCGATCGGGCACGCCACCGAGCTGGACCGCGCACTCGGCTACGAGGCGGCCTACGCCGGCACCTCGTTCGCGACCTTCGACCAGCTCGGCCGCCTGCAGTACGGCAGCCCGGTGATGCACGTGACGGGCGACCGGACCGCGGAGCACGGGCTGGCCACCATCGGCTTCGACGACGAGGGGGTCGCGCAGCAGGAGTTCGACATCGTCCGCGACGGCACCCTGGTCGGCTACCAGCTGAACCGGCAGATGGCCGCGGAGAAGCAGCTCGGCCGCTCGAACGGCTGCGCCTTCGCCGACGCCCCCGGCCACATCCCGATGCAGCGGATGCCCAACGTCTCGCTGCAGCCGGCCGCCGAGGGCCCCAGCACCGAGGACCTCGTCGGGCGGGTCGAGCGCGGCCTCTACGTCGTCGGCGACAAGTCCTGGTCGATCGACATGCAGCGCTACAACTTCCAGTTCACCGGCCAGCGGTTCTACCGGATCGAGGACGGCCGGCTGGCCGGCCAGGTCCGCGACGTCGCCTACCAGGCGACGACGACCGACTTCTGGCGCTCGATGGAGGCGGTCGGCGGACCCGGGACCTACGTCCTGGGCGGCGCCTTCAACTGCGGCAAGGGCCAGCCGGGCCAGGTGGCCCCGGTGTCCCACGGCTGCCCGTCCGCGCTGTTCCGCGGCGTCAACATCCTCAACACCGCCGCCGAGGGGAGCCAGGGATGA
- a CDS encoding SMP-30/gluconolactonase/LRE family protein: protein MRTTRHAILRTSGCTAAALLLTLGLGTLPAEAHEGHRSPRTYTLSGDAGGSKFEGIGVDRRERTFYVSETTGGEIHRGRVGRGPVQEWKPEGADGRTTARGITTDRHDRVYVAGGPNGLGTDRPDLWVYSASGRLEAALKVDRPDVFLNDVAVGPDGAAYFTNSNAPQIFRVAREHGRWQVRLWADATGTITRRTGFNLGGIVLAPDRRSLVVAQGNAGLLWRFGLADRRVSAVDTGGADLVDADGLVRRGGTLLVVRNFSRRLTTLRLRHDGRAARLVRDVATDPDRVFTTAKIARGRLLLVDSHFDETTAQPPYQVVSLRLPHV from the coding sequence ATGCGAACGACCAGGCACGCGATCCTGCGCACGTCCGGCTGCACCGCCGCCGCGCTCCTGCTCACCCTCGGCCTGGGGACCCTCCCCGCCGAGGCCCACGAGGGGCACCGGTCCCCCCGCACGTACACCCTGAGCGGGGACGCGGGCGGCTCCAAGTTCGAGGGCATCGGGGTCGACCGCCGCGAACGGACCTTCTACGTCAGCGAGACCACCGGCGGTGAGATCCACCGGGGCCGGGTGGGCCGCGGACCGGTGCAGGAGTGGAAGCCGGAGGGCGCGGACGGCCGCACCACCGCACGCGGGATCACCACCGACCGCCACGACCGGGTCTACGTCGCCGGTGGGCCGAACGGCCTGGGCACGGACCGGCCCGACCTGTGGGTGTACAGCGCGTCGGGCCGGCTCGAGGCCGCGCTCAAGGTCGACCGGCCCGACGTCTTCCTCAACGACGTCGCCGTCGGCCCGGACGGCGCCGCCTACTTCACGAACTCCAACGCACCGCAGATCTTCCGGGTGGCCCGCGAGCACGGCCGCTGGCAGGTGCGGCTGTGGGCGGACGCCACCGGGACCATCACCCGCCGGACGGGGTTCAACCTGGGCGGCATCGTGCTCGCCCCCGACCGCCGCTCGCTGGTGGTCGCCCAGGGCAACGCCGGTCTGCTGTGGCGCTTCGGGCTGGCCGACCGCCGGGTGAGCGCCGTCGACACCGGCGGCGCCGACCTCGTCGACGCGGACGGGCTGGTGCGCCGGGGCGGCACCCTGCTGGTGGTGCGCAACTTCTCCCGGCGGCTCACCACGCTGCGGCTGCGCCACGACGGCCGCGCCGCGAGGCTGGTCCGCGACGTGGCCACCGACCCCGACCGTGTCTTCACCACGGCCAAGATCGCCCGCGGCCGGCTGCTGCTGGTGGACAGCCACTTCGACGAGACGACCGCCCAGCCGCCCTACCAGGTGGTGTCGCTGCGGCTGCCGCACGTCTGA
- the ilvD gene encoding dihydroxy-acid dehydratase — translation MTADTPTLDTDAPAPSTAAAGGVDIKPRSRVVTDGLEATASRGMLRAVGMGDEDWEKPQVGVASSWNEITPCNLSLDRLAKAVKDGVHAAGGFPLEFGTISVSDGISMGHEGMHFSLVSREVIADSVETVMSAERLDGSVLLAGCDKSLPGMLMAAARLDLASVFLYAGSIMPGRVGDKDVTIIDAFEAVGACLKGLITREQVTEIEKAICPGEGACGGMYTANTMASAAEALGMSLPGSAAPPAVARRRDIYARQSGEAVVELLRRGITARQIMTKEAFENAIAVTMAFGGSTNAVLHLLAIAAEAEVDLTLDDFVRVGKKVPHLGDLKPFGRYVMNDVDRVGGVPVVMKALLDAGLLHGDCLTVTGKTMAENLADIAPPDVDGTIVRALSNPIHATGGITILRGSLAPEGAVVKSAGFDTDVWRGTARVFDGERAAMDALEDGTVGKGDVVVIRYEGPKGGPGMREMLAITGALKGAGLGKDVMLITDGRFSGGTTGLCVGHIAPEATEGGPIALVEDGDPIVLDVAGGTLELEVDEAELERRRSVWTPTPRPVRRGVLAKYVKLVQSANVGAVCS, via the coding sequence ATGACCGCCGACACGCCGACCCTGGACACCGACGCCCCAGCACCGAGCACCGCCGCCGCCGGCGGCGTCGACATCAAGCCGCGCTCCCGGGTCGTCACGGACGGCCTCGAGGCCACCGCGTCGCGGGGCATGCTCCGTGCGGTCGGGATGGGCGACGAGGACTGGGAGAAGCCGCAGGTCGGCGTCGCCTCCAGCTGGAACGAGATCACCCCCTGCAACCTGTCGCTCGACCGGCTGGCCAAGGCCGTCAAGGACGGCGTGCACGCCGCCGGCGGCTTCCCGCTGGAGTTCGGCACCATCTCGGTGTCGGACGGCATCTCCATGGGCCACGAGGGCATGCACTTCTCCCTGGTCAGCCGCGAGGTGATCGCCGACTCCGTGGAGACGGTGATGAGCGCGGAGCGGCTGGACGGCTCGGTGCTGCTGGCGGGCTGCGACAAGTCCCTCCCCGGCATGCTGATGGCCGCCGCCCGGCTCGACCTCGCGTCGGTGTTCCTGTACGCCGGCTCGATCATGCCGGGCCGGGTGGGCGACAAGGACGTCACGATCATCGACGCCTTCGAGGCGGTCGGCGCCTGCCTGAAGGGCCTGATCACCCGCGAGCAGGTGACCGAGATCGAGAAGGCCATCTGCCCGGGCGAGGGCGCCTGCGGCGGCATGTACACCGCCAACACCATGGCCAGCGCCGCCGAAGCCCTCGGCATGTCGCTGCCCGGCTCGGCCGCCCCGCCCGCCGTGGCCCGCCGCCGGGACATCTACGCCCGGCAGAGCGGCGAGGCCGTCGTCGAGCTGCTGCGCCGCGGCATCACCGCCCGCCAGATCATGACCAAGGAGGCGTTCGAGAACGCCATCGCCGTCACCATGGCCTTCGGCGGTTCCACCAACGCCGTGCTGCACCTGCTGGCCATCGCCGCCGAGGCCGAGGTGGACCTGACCCTCGACGACTTCGTGCGGGTGGGCAAGAAGGTCCCGCACCTCGGCGACCTCAAGCCGTTCGGCCGCTACGTGATGAACGACGTCGACCGCGTCGGCGGGGTGCCGGTGGTGATGAAGGCCCTGCTGGACGCCGGCCTCCTGCACGGGGACTGCCTGACCGTGACCGGCAAGACGATGGCCGAGAACCTGGCCGACATCGCCCCGCCGGACGTCGACGGCACGATCGTCCGTGCGCTCAGCAACCCGATCCACGCCACCGGCGGCATCACCATCCTGCGCGGCTCGCTCGCCCCGGAGGGTGCGGTCGTCAAGAGCGCCGGCTTCGACACCGACGTCTGGCGCGGGACCGCCCGGGTGTTCGACGGCGAGCGCGCCGCCATGGACGCGCTCGAGGACGGCACCGTCGGCAAGGGCGACGTGGTGGTCATCCGCTACGAGGGCCCGAAGGGTGGCCCCGGGATGCGCGAGATGCTCGCCATCACCGGCGCGCTCAAGGGCGCCGGTCTCGGCAAGGACGTCATGCTGATCACCGACGGCCGCTTCTCCGGCGGCACCACCGGGCTCTGCGTCGGCCACATCGCCCCCGAGGCCACCGAGGGCGGCCCGATCGCGCTGGTGGAGGACGGCGACCCGATCGTCCTCGACGTCGCCGGCGGCACGCTGGAGCTCGAGGTCGACGAGGCCGAGCTGGAGCGCCGCCGTTCCGTCTGGACCCCGACCCCGCGGCCCGTCCGCCGCGGCGTGCTGGCGAAGTACGTCAAGCTGGTCCAGTCCGCCAACGTCGGCGCCGTCTGCTCCTGA
- a CDS encoding HIT family protein encodes MSCLFCAIVAGEIPSRRVHEDEHAVAFLDLAPLHRGHTLVVPRRHVDSLLDGAPALAEIGNCVDATARLLVERLDADGLNVVSSAGAVAGQEVFHLHVHLLPRYADAPGLAHLLGSRGGASDADLDAVHARLTASR; translated from the coding sequence GTGAGCTGCCTCTTCTGCGCGATCGTCGCGGGGGAGATCCCGTCCCGCCGGGTGCACGAGGACGAGCACGCCGTCGCCTTCCTCGACCTCGCCCCGCTGCACCGCGGGCACACGCTGGTGGTGCCGCGCCGGCACGTGGACAGCCTGCTCGACGGCGCCCCGGCCCTCGCCGAGATCGGGAACTGCGTCGACGCGACGGCCCGGCTGCTGGTCGAGCGGCTGGACGCCGACGGGCTCAACGTCGTCTCCTCCGCCGGCGCCGTCGCCGGCCAGGAGGTCTTCCACCTGCACGTCCACCTGCTGCCGCGCTACGCCGACGCGCCGGGGCTGGCCCACCTGCTCGGCAGCCGCGGGGGCGCCTCCGACGCCGACCTCGACGCCGTGCACGCCCGGCTGACCGCGTCCCGGTGA
- a CDS encoding FAD-dependent oxidoreductase, with the protein MELQVVGGGLAGLIAAVEAAERGARVRLVEAHTELGGRARASSPPHVAHEGPHVLYRDGPTWAWLTRRQLVGGTSGVPVRALNRFWFRRAGRLRRVPPRGLLQVLAARGPAPVERSFAAWAGDRWGPARAAEAAAASGVATYHHDPGSLSARFVQERLQRAFGFPAQAVYVHGGWPVLVERLAAAARQRGVQIETGRRVTVLPRGGPVVLAVPLASARLLLGDDGLRQPSGATALVDVGVGASRGDAFVVSDIDTGGWLERFSLPDPSLVPPGESLVQAQVPFGPDDRREVALGRVETLLDAGVPGWRRRLTWRRDALARGRTGAVDLPGRTWRDRPAVDRGGDVFLAGDEVAAPGMLSEVSCTSAVAAVDAALSRARLP; encoded by the coding sequence ATGGAGCTGCAGGTGGTGGGCGGGGGTCTGGCCGGCCTGATCGCCGCGGTCGAGGCGGCGGAGCGCGGCGCCCGGGTGCGGCTCGTCGAGGCCCACACCGAGCTCGGTGGCCGGGCCCGCGCGTCCAGCCCACCGCACGTGGCGCACGAGGGTCCGCACGTCCTCTACCGCGACGGGCCGACCTGGGCCTGGCTGACCCGCCGGCAGCTGGTCGGCGGGACCAGCGGGGTCCCGGTCCGGGCGCTCAACCGGTTCTGGTTCCGCCGGGCGGGGAGGCTCCGCCGGGTGCCACCGCGCGGCCTGCTGCAGGTGCTCGCCGCGCGCGGGCCCGCCCCGGTCGAGCGGTCCTTCGCGGCGTGGGCCGGGGACCGCTGGGGTCCTGCGCGGGCCGCCGAGGCCGCCGCCGCCAGCGGGGTCGCCACCTACCACCACGACCCCGGGTCGCTCTCGGCCCGCTTCGTGCAGGAGCGGCTGCAGCGGGCGTTCGGGTTCCCCGCCCAGGCCGTGTACGTGCACGGCGGCTGGCCGGTCCTCGTCGAGCGGCTGGCCGCGGCAGCGCGGCAGCGGGGGGTGCAGATCGAGACGGGCCGGCGGGTGACCGTCCTGCCGCGGGGCGGGCCGGTCGTGCTCGCCGTGCCGCTCGCGTCGGCCCGGCTGCTGCTGGGCGACGACGGCCTGCGCCAGCCGAGCGGGGCCACCGCCCTCGTCGACGTGGGCGTCGGAGCCTCGCGCGGGGACGCCTTCGTGGTCAGCGACATCGACACCGGCGGCTGGCTGGAGCGGTTCAGCCTGCCCGACCCGTCGCTCGTGCCGCCCGGGGAGTCCCTGGTGCAGGCGCAGGTGCCGTTCGGCCCGGACGACCGGCGCGAGGTCGCGCTGGGCCGCGTCGAGACCCTGCTGGACGCCGGGGTCCCCGGCTGGCGGCGCCGGCTGACCTGGCGGCGGGACGCCCTGGCCCGGGGCCGGACGGGAGCGGTCGACCTGCCCGGCCGGACCTGGCGGGACCGCCCGGCGGTCGACCGGGGTGGCGACGTCTTCCTGGCGGGCGACGAGGTCGCGGCCCCGGGCATGCTGAGCGAGGTGTCCTGCACCAGCGCCGTGGCCGCGGTGGACGCGGCGCTGAGCCGGGCACGGCTGCCCTGA
- a CDS encoding winged helix DNA-binding domain-containing protein, whose translation MRLITSEERRARLAARHRLLPRLRDDDLPGLVDDLVGLHSSDPVTVYLSAAARMRTPSIEAVAAALYEDRSLVRHHAMRRTLWVATPEMIRLMHAAATRLLVAPERRRTLAMLAASGVADPEDWLAGARNLVLDDLETHGPSTARDVGRRVPALTRPLTVPSASQQQATQAAHTRVLLNLGFTGEVLRAAPTGTWVNGAYRYGVASAWLPGGLGEQAAEPAAAALAGAYLRRFGPVTAVDLQWWTGWTKTTTSRALAACGAVPVELDEGRGWVAAGDEASPAPEPWVAALPSLDPTTMGWKERDWYLPAAGADAFDANGNAGPTLWVDGRVVGAWAQTKDGRLVTHYFEPVPAARREELAERLTGLAAVVDGTRFTVRFPGRIQPRLLAAAT comes from the coding sequence GTGCGGTTGATCACCTCTGAGGAGCGACGGGCGAGGCTGGCGGCGCGGCACCGGCTGCTCCCGCGGCTGCGGGACGACGACCTCCCGGGGCTGGTCGACGACCTGGTCGGGCTGCACTCCTCGGACCCGGTCACCGTGTACCTCTCGGCGGCGGCCCGGATGCGGACGCCGTCGATCGAGGCCGTCGCGGCCGCCCTGTACGAGGACCGCAGCCTCGTCCGGCACCACGCCATGCGGCGGACGCTGTGGGTGGCCACGCCCGAGATGATCCGGCTCATGCACGCGGCCGCCACCCGGCTGCTCGTCGCCCCCGAGCGCCGTCGGACGCTGGCGATGCTCGCGGCGTCCGGGGTCGCGGACCCCGAGGACTGGCTGGCCGGCGCCCGCAACCTCGTGCTCGACGACCTGGAGACCCACGGCCCGAGCACGGCCCGGGACGTCGGCCGCCGGGTGCCGGCGCTGACCCGGCCGCTCACCGTGCCCTCGGCCAGCCAGCAGCAGGCGACCCAGGCCGCGCACACCCGGGTGCTGCTGAACCTCGGCTTCACCGGGGAGGTGCTGCGGGCGGCGCCCACCGGCACCTGGGTCAACGGCGCCTACCGCTACGGCGTCGCGTCCGCCTGGTTGCCCGGCGGGCTGGGCGAGCAGGCCGCCGAGCCGGCCGCTGCGGCCCTGGCCGGGGCCTACCTGCGCCGCTTCGGCCCGGTCACCGCCGTCGACCTGCAGTGGTGGACGGGCTGGACGAAGACCACCACCAGCCGGGCGCTGGCGGCGTGCGGCGCCGTCCCCGTCGAGCTGGACGAGGGACGGGGCTGGGTGGCCGCCGGGGACGAGGCCTCACCCGCGCCGGAGCCCTGGGTGGCGGCCCTGCCCAGCCTGGACCCGACCACGATGGGCTGGAAGGAGCGGGACTGGTACCTGCCGGCCGCCGGGGCGGACGCCTTCGACGCCAACGGCAACGCCGGCCCAACCCTCTGGGTCGACGGCCGGGTCGTCGGCGCCTGGGCGCAGACGAAGGACGGCCGGCTCGTCACCCACTACTTCGAGCCCGTCCCGGCCGCGCGCCGGGAGGAGCTGGCGGAACGGCTGACCGGGCTCGCCGCCGTGGTCGACGGCACGCGGTTCACCGTCCGCTTCCCCGGCCGGATCCAGCCGCGGCTGCTGGCGGCCGCGACCTGA